From the Hordeum vulgare subsp. vulgare chromosome 1H, MorexV3_pseudomolecules_assembly, whole genome shotgun sequence genome, the window taaaaataatctagatgtgcatgtttggaggtcagattatataaactttATTCAGATTTTACATTGCATGATGACATGTCTCCCTTCTGTTTTTTTAAAGAGGATGGTGGTGGTGGCAGAAATGTAATTATCTTCAACTTTACAagtgtaatgggtcattagctatccacaatctgattttagctagggtagagtagattgtgagtttttaataatctgtctaTCTAGTTCTTATAATCTACACGACATGTGTAGAGacaaaatagattataaaaaaCTAAATTGTACTCCATTTTGTAAGTGGTTTTAAAGAGGGCCTTAGCCGGAATAAAGAGATTTTAGTGAGCGAGTGGATCCCCAAATCAGCCGCCGATCTGCCGCTGCCCACGTCGTGGCCGTCCGTCCGTCCACCCGTCCTCTTTTCCGGgcaggtggtcaccacggcccaGCGCAGCAGAGGCGACAATTAttgcaggcgcgggcccaccatcCCGCACCCCATTCCTCACCCACCCGAGCAGCAGCACTCACTGCCTCCCTCCACCAGCGCCCAGCGGTCTTCTCTCCCCTCCTCGGCGCGTTTCTCTCGCTCTCGCCTCAAAACGCCACGCGAGCCGAGCCGACCAACGGCGACCACCTCACCTCACCTCAGATCCCCCACGCCTGCCGCCCGCCGCTCTCCCCCCACCCTCCTGAAATCCCGCGCCTGCCCCTGCCGCCGGGCGCCCCGCCCGAGGGCACCGCGGTAATTTCGCGCCGCCACCGTACCCCGTCCGGTCTCCGGACGGACcccggctggctggctggctgtcgGTCGCCGCGTCATTATCCACGCAACCTCTCCCCGTCCGTCCGGAACACGGAAGTAATCGCCGGTTACCCGGTCAAACCCTCCAGCGGCGGCTCCGATCCGGCCATGCCTTGCCTTACCTATCCCGCCTCCTCGCCGTCTGTCACGTGCCGCGCGCGTGGCCCCCCCTCGCTCGGCCGGCGCCCCACCCCCGGCGTGTCCTTTTATTCCAACCCCCCCGACCCTCGCCTCGCCTCACCGCaccgtccgtccgtccgtcccgCGACTTTCTTGTTCCGTCCGTCTCCTAGGGTTAGGTTAGGGTTCGTCGCCAGATCTGAGCCATGGAGCTGAGGGAGATGGCCGCCGCGGCGGCCGCCGCTGcgtcggcgggaggaggaggaggaaccgGCGGTGGGGGCGGCGGCAGGCTGCCGCCGCCCAACCCCAACCTGCCCTACCGCGAGGACTGCTGGAGCGAGGGCGAGACGGCGGCCCTCGTCGGCGCCTGGGGCAGCCGCTACGTCGACCTCAACCGGGGCAACCTGCGCCAGAAGCAGTGGCAGGAGGTCGCCGGCGCCGTCAACTCGCGCCGCGGggccgccgcgcgccgccgcccgccgcgcACCGACGTCCAGTGCAAGAACCGCGTCGACACGCtcaagaagaagtacaaggcCGAGCGCGCCCGCGGCGGGCCATCCGCCTGGAACTTCTACGGCGAGCTCGACCGCCTCGTCGGCcccaccctcgccgccgccgccgccaccaagaAGCACCCCTCCTCCGGCACGCCGGCCCCTCACTTCGCCCTGCCCCTCCACCCTTCCGCCGCCAGGAGGCACCCGTCCCCCTCGTCTTCGCCGTCCCCGCCTCCGCCCATGGCTCTGCCGCTGCCCAACTACCGCCGCGGCGCGCCGCTCCCTGCCGCCGCGTTTATCCAGcaggccgccgctgccgccgccgcggTTTCTGATTCAGATTACTCCGGTGATCtcggtgacaacaacaacagcaactactCGAGGCGGTCACCGTCCCGCTCAGTTTCATCGcactctggtggtagcaacaagcGCCGCCGCCGCAGCGAAAGCGgcagtggtggtgatggtggtgtcggTGAGCTGGCGAGGGCGATCGAGGCTTTTGCAGAGATGTATGAGCGCATCGAGAGTGCCAAGCAGAAGCAGTCCCTGGAGATGGAGCGAGAGCGGATCGACTTCATGAAGCAGCTGGAGGTGAAGCGCATGGAGAATTTCGTTGATGCACATGTGAAGCTCGCAAGAATGAAGCATGCCAATAAGAATGGAGGGTCTGCATCCAATGGTACCGTCGGAGTGGAGTTGGCTTCCTCCATGGCTGCGCTGCCTTTCCTTTCCAACCCTGCATTCCTTTGATGTTGAGGAAGGCTCTAGGTAAAGTTGATTGGTCATTTCAGTTTAGATGAACATTGCTTTAGGTTATTGTTGGTTTACTTTATCTGTGGCTACTGCAAAGTTTGTAATACCAGTGTTGATGTGCTAACGTTAACCTATATGTGGCATGAGGATGCTGTTCCTTTATGTTTAGGAGATTGGTACCCTTGAAGTATGTAGAGGCGTAATTTCAAATGTGAACACCATATACAATGGCATTTTTTTATTTGCTCCTATGTTTGGCCTTCAGAGTGAGAAGGTTGATACTTTATTTGTCTTGTTTCGAATATGTTACTTAGTGCTTGTATTGTTGTGGAACAAGGGAACTTTCTGTTTGCTGGGAAGTGATGATGTCCTGATAATGTGATACCctacctctgtttctaaatataaagaTGTTTCGACAGTTTTAGATTGAACTgccaaaacgtcttatatttaggaacaaagggtGTACTGGTTTGTTTCACATTTTTATGTTGGGAACTTGGGATACTGGTGTCCTGATAATGTAT encodes:
- the LOC123450093 gene encoding trihelix transcription factor ASIL2-like; protein product: MELREMAAAAAAAASAGGGGGTGGGGGGRLPPPNPNLPYREDCWSEGETAALVGAWGSRYVDLNRGNLRQKQWQEVAGAVNSRRGAAARRRPPRTDVQCKNRVDTLKKKYKAERARGGPSAWNFYGELDRLVGPTLAAAAATKKHPSSGTPAPHFALPLHPSAARRHPSPSSSPSPPPPMALPLPNYRRGAPLPAAAFIQQAAAAAAAVSDSDYSGDLGDNNNSNYSRRSPSRSVSSHSGGSNKRRRRSESGSGGDGGVGELARAIEAFAEMYERIESAKQKQSLEMERERIDFMKQLEVKRMENFVDAHVKLARMKHANKNGGSASNGTVGVELASSMAALPFLSNPAFL